In Candidatus Marinimicrobia bacterium CG08_land_8_20_14_0_20_45_22, one DNA window encodes the following:
- a CDS encoding ABC transporter permease, with protein MLALKLAYRNLMGARLRTWLNVFVLSLSFIVIIWFKGILNGWDLQARRDTISWQIGGGQYWQENYDPYDPFSIDDSHAPLSIATQEAIAQGKLTPMLISQATMYPEGRIQNISIRGVDPEQKIIELPTSYLVNKDGEIPAIIGERTARNNKLSVGDYVTIRWRDVKGTFDANEVKIVHIFRTDVPTVDLGIVWIPLKKHQEMFQLPNEATILTASRETGFIGSIPGWEFNDHYFLLAEIRELIKVKSIAGSVYFIILMSLAMLAIFDTQVLSIFRRQKEIGTHIALGMTQRQVVALFTVEGAMHSILAAILAAIYGIPLLAYQAKVGWTMPAGTDDFGLTVAETIYPYYSLWLVLGSTLLVLITTTIVSYIPARRISKMNPTDAIRGKIQ; from the coding sequence ATGTTAGCCTTAAAATTAGCTTATCGGAATTTAATGGGCGCCCGGTTACGGACTTGGCTGAATGTATTCGTCCTATCGCTGTCTTTTATCGTGATCATCTGGTTTAAGGGCATCCTGAACGGCTGGGACTTGCAGGCGCGGCGGGACACAATCAGTTGGCAGATTGGCGGCGGTCAGTACTGGCAGGAGAATTACGATCCTTATGATCCATTCTCGATCGATGACAGTCATGCGCCACTATCCATTGCAACGCAGGAAGCAATCGCTCAGGGAAAGTTGACGCCGATGCTGATCAGCCAAGCCACCATGTATCCGGAAGGCCGGATCCAGAACATTTCCATTCGCGGCGTCGATCCAGAACAGAAAATAATTGAACTGCCAACCAGTTATCTGGTAAATAAAGACGGTGAAATTCCCGCCATTATCGGCGAGCGCACCGCTCGCAATAATAAACTATCAGTCGGCGATTATGTCACGATTCGATGGCGGGATGTTAAGGGTACCTTTGATGCCAATGAGGTCAAAATCGTTCATATATTCAGAACGGATGTACCAACAGTTGATCTGGGTATTGTTTGGATACCTCTGAAGAAGCACCAGGAAATGTTTCAATTGCCTAATGAGGCGACAATCCTGACTGCATCTCGGGAAACTGGTTTCATCGGCAGTATCCCGGGCTGGGAATTCAATGACCACTATTTCCTGCTCGCCGAAATAAGGGAACTGATTAAAGTAAAATCCATTGCCGGATCGGTATATTTCATCATTTTAATGTCACTCGCAATGTTGGCTATTTTCGACACTCAGGTACTGTCAATTTTCCGTCGCCAGAAAGAAATTGGTACCCATATCGCTCTTGGAATGACTCAACGGCAGGTGGTCGCGCTTTTTACCGTCGAGGGCGCCATGCATTCCATTCTGGCGGCAATTCTGGCGGCGATCTATGGAATTCCACTGCTGGCTTATCAGGCTAAGGTGGGCTGGACCATGCCGGCTGGCACGGATGATTTTGGATTAACGGTCGCTGAAACCATTTATCCGTATTATTCTCTCTGGCTGGTGCTTGGATCAACGCTACTGGTGCTGATCACGACCACAATTGTCAGTTACATACCCGCCCGCCGCATTTCCAAAATGAACCCGACGGATGCTATTAGGGGGAAAATCCAATGA